AGGTGTGTCGTGAGTCCAGCGTCCAATTGGACAACCTTGTGCTGCGCCCTCACATCATTGTCACTGCGTCGCACGGGAAGCATGTATTGGTCGCGGCCATGGACAAGGTGGAATAGTGCATGGCCGCATGAAAAGCCTTCACAACCAACGGGCATTGTCCGAGGAATCCGCCTACGGTGGGGCTGAACTACGCAAAGCCATCGCCCAGCGCCTTGGTTGCCAGAGCTGCCTCGGCACAATGCTACCCTTCATGCGCCGGCGAGTGCTTTCTACACTGATGCGGGCGCTAGGCCCAAAGCAATGCAAATGGAAAGAGCGGAGGCTTGGTGGCTCCGCCACCCAACACCTTTGAGACGGTCGACAAACAGGTTCGAATCTTCCTAGGGCCTGTACAACACTGTATTCTGCATGGCGAGTCGTTTGCCATGAAGTGGCCTGCTGGGGGCTTGGCAGAACTGAGCGTTGTTGGGATGACGGGGAGGGGAGGCGATGGTCACACGGAGAGTCTTTTTCAGTTTTCACTACAAGCCGGACAACTGGCGCGCGGGACAGGTGCGGAACATGGGTATGGTTGAGGGCAACGCAGCTGTTTCCGATAATGACTGGGAAACGGTTACAAGAGGCGGAGATGCTGCGATACGAAGATGGATTGACGGTCAGTTGCATGGAAAGTCTTGTGCAGTTGTCCTTATCGGAAGCCAAACGGCTGGCCGCAAGTGGATCAAGTACGAGATAGAGAAGGCTTGGAAGGACGGGAAGGGTTTGCTGGGCATCTACATTCACGGCCTACAGGATAGGTACAAGAACCAGTCCACCAAGGGTCAGAACCCCTTTGGATTCAACGTGGAAGGCAGGAACCTATCTAGAATCGTGAAGGCCTACGACCCTCCGTACAGACTCAGCGAAAACGTGTACAAGCACATAGCCGACAACATGGCGAATTGGGTTGAAGAGGCCATTACAATTCGTGGCAGGTACTAGAGGTACTCACCCACATGGCAGAGCAGAAACCCATAGATGCGGAATCCTCCGCCGTTCAGACGCATCTGAACATCATGCAGGGCGTGATTCAGCGCATGGCCGAGAACAGCCGCGCGTGCAAGATGTGGTGCGTCACCCTTGTCGCCGCTGTCCTGGTATTAGTGGCTCGGACCGGGGAACCGCAGCACGCGCTGCTGGCGCTGGTGCCGACAGCGCTGTTCGGGGTACTCGACTCCTACTACCTGGCGCTGGAGCGAGCGTTCATCAAGTCCCATAACGCCTTCGTCGCTAAGCTGCACCGGGGCAAACTAGAGCCCACCAACGTTTACCGTGTCGCCCCTACGGGGATGGGCCTACTCCTGGTTGGGCGATGCCTTGGCTCCGTCTCAATATGGCTGTTCTACCCCTTGGTCGTCGCCACGGTAGTGCTCGCCTGGCTGCTTATACTCCCCTCAGTCACTCCCGCGGAGGCGCTGCAATGAACCAGGACCCCAAGCCCAAGGTGTTCATCAGCTACTTCCACGAGGACGACGAGGAATACAAGCGCCGCCTTGTGCAGGCATTGACCAGCAAGGCCATCGACAAGTCCGTCAGCCCCGGAGACATTCACGACACGAACCTTCCTCTTGCCGAAATATGCCGCAGGATCAGGGATAACCACATTGCGGACGCCACCGTCACCATCGTGCTGATTGGCCAATGCACCTGGCAACGCAGGCACGTGGACTGGGAGATCTCAGCCAGCCTCATTGACCGGCGCAACAATGAGCGGGGCGGACTGGTCGGTCTGTTGCTGCCGACACATCCCGACTTCTGGGCAGAGCCCGCAGACCGCAATCCCCGCCTCATCCCGCAGAGGTTGGCGTGCAACATTGACGGCAATGATCCCTTTGCGGTCATCTACAAGTGGCCTCGGCAATGGGTCGCCAGGAGAGTCATGACGAAGGTCCGCAGGGCGCTCCTGAGGAAGGACAAGGCGCCTTGGCCGGATGACAGCCTTGACCTGTTCGCTGAGAATCGGCGTGGCGAATGCTCACTGGGTTGGCAGAACTAGGGAGCATCAGGTCCGCCATGCCCGGCAGGGAGACGGGGGCGGCGATGCACCGGGAATCCGAACGGTGGGCCGCCGCTCGGATTCCCGGGCACACGTAAGGGCCTTCACACAGGGTGGCGTGGCGGGCTTGAAACGCAAAAAGGGCGCACACATGGATGCCCTGGCCAGCCTCCTAGCCCGAGCGATGTCCCAGACCGGTCTCCCGTAGGAGTGTGTCGGCAAGCTGGCGATACTCCTCCGCCTCGTCCCACCGACCCTCGGCCTCCAGATCCCGGGCTCGGTTCACGGCGAAGGGTACCGTCAGGGCCATGCACGCCTCGCAGATGACGCCAACCGAATTCCCGTACAGCCGATCCTCCAGGTAGCCGCTCACGGCTCTCAGGCAGTCGGTCTCGC
This DNA window, taken from Chloroflexota bacterium, encodes the following:
- a CDS encoding TIR domain-containing protein, yielding MVTRRVFFSFHYKPDNWRAGQVRNMGMVEGNAAVSDNDWETVTRGGDAAIRRWIDGQLHGKSCAVVLIGSQTAGRKWIKYEIEKAWKDGKGLLGIYIHGLQDRYKNQSTKGQNPFGFNVEGRNLSRIVKAYDPPYRLSENVYKHIADNMANWVEEAITIRGRY
- a CDS encoding TIR domain-containing protein yields the protein MNQDPKPKVFISYFHEDDEEYKRRLVQALTSKAIDKSVSPGDIHDTNLPLAEICRRIRDNHIADATVTIVLIGQCTWQRRHVDWEISASLIDRRNNERGGLVGLLLPTHPDFWAEPADRNPRLIPQRLACNIDGNDPFAVIYKWPRQWVARRVMTKVRRALLRKDKAPWPDDSLDLFAENRRGECSLGWQN